A single Providencia manganoxydans DNA region contains:
- the zur gene encoding zinc uptake transcriptional repressor Zur: MKKMNEEKLLAMAARLCGARGVRLTSQRETVLRLIAKQHGAISAYDLLDLLREVEPQAKPPTVYRALEFLMEQSFIHKIESTNSYVICHHFDNPSHISVMLICDHCGSVAESDCGVIEAAILELAKQNQFQLRHTVVENHGVCQACSEIVNCRDHQHCDHDHQQPSVKTKKKT; the protein is encoded by the coding sequence ATGAAAAAAATGAATGAAGAAAAGTTGCTCGCAATGGCTGCGCGGTTATGTGGAGCTCGAGGTGTTAGGCTCACATCGCAGCGAGAAACTGTTTTACGTTTGATAGCTAAACAACACGGAGCCATCAGTGCATACGATTTACTTGACCTGCTCCGTGAAGTAGAACCACAAGCTAAACCCCCTACTGTCTATCGTGCTTTAGAGTTTTTGATGGAACAAAGCTTTATTCATAAAATAGAATCCACTAATAGCTATGTTATTTGCCATCATTTTGATAACCCGAGTCATATATCAGTAATGTTAATCTGTGATCATTGCGGCAGTGTCGCCGAAAGTGATTGTGGGGTAATTGAAGCTGCCATTTTAGAATTAGCCAAACAAAATCAATTTCAGCTACGTCATACTGTGGTAGAAAATCATGGGGTATGCCAAGCTTGCAGCGAAATCGTGAATTGCCGAGATCATCAACATTGCGATCATGATCATCAACAGCCCTCAGTAAAAACAAAGAAAAAAACTTAA
- a CDS encoding FidL-like protein, producing MKKYILLSLLAVFSALFTAVFLHQKSHNINMCHSELLWIKDNGTDEGLILKSKTNILIDNDNTGRIKMYGYIKQNNVFYRLDRAIYFNFQSIDKNHHYSIHISQLSITNSDNVPKELFANFIQLEEEKINYYVSITKMDDDIYILTDEAYSSFTCYVEK from the coding sequence ATTATCTTTGCTTGCTGTATTTTCAGCCTTATTTACGGCAGTTTTTCTTCATCAAAAAAGCCATAATATTAATATGTGTCATTCAGAACTTTTATGGATAAAAGATAACGGAACAGATGAAGGCTTGATACTAAAATCAAAAACCAATATTCTCATTGACAATGATAATACTGGTAGAATAAAGATGTATGGCTATATAAAACAAAACAATGTATTTTATCGCTTAGATAGAGCTATATACTTTAACTTTCAATCAATTGATAAAAATCATCATTATTCCATACATATTAGCCAACTATCTATAACAAACTCAGATAATGTGCCAAAAGAGTTATTTGCCAACTTTATTCAGTTAGAAGAAGAAAAGATAAACTACTACGTTAGCATTACTAAAATGGATGATGATATTTATATTCTAACAGATGAAGCTTACTCATCTTTTACTTGTTACGTAGAAAAGTAA